The proteins below come from a single Rhodococcus sp. WMMA185 genomic window:
- a CDS encoding heme peroxidase has translation MDQDTTKLAQACDVLGDRALWFRPDRYNDGLALCIIDSIQSTGSHYNSVVNVVKRYRASRNGAASSDGTPELLTSFEDYGGVSGWAKRIGNQKPASTRAGASLKAAVIQEVAQKLHDAGVRTAADLRQHGAREPGNDERRRVTKKLWTSVEAQSSGITWEYALMLAGLPGAKADRMVVRFVSDAVGVSDLSPERAAGLVRDAAGLLSVNATDLDHAIWRYGSGRPVMRQPDAKDDIVLDDDE, from the coding sequence GTGGATCAAGACACAACGAAGTTGGCCCAAGCATGCGATGTTCTCGGTGACCGCGCTTTGTGGTTCCGACCTGATCGCTACAACGATGGTTTGGCACTGTGCATCATCGATTCGATTCAATCGACAGGCTCGCATTACAACAGCGTTGTCAATGTCGTGAAGCGGTACCGAGCATCGCGTAATGGAGCGGCAAGCTCGGACGGAACGCCGGAACTGCTGACGTCATTCGAGGATTACGGCGGCGTATCAGGCTGGGCGAAACGCATCGGCAATCAGAAGCCCGCATCCACACGCGCTGGTGCTTCCTTGAAGGCGGCTGTTATTCAGGAGGTAGCGCAAAAGCTCCACGATGCCGGTGTACGGACAGCCGCAGATCTGCGTCAACATGGCGCGAGGGAGCCGGGAAACGACGAGCGTAGGCGTGTCACGAAGAAGCTGTGGACCTCCGTAGAGGCTCAATCATCGGGCATTACTTGGGAATACGCCCTGATGCTCGCGGGCTTACCCGGCGCGAAGGCCGATCGTATGGTCGTGCGGTTCGTCTCTGATGCGGTCGGGGTGTCCGATCTGTCGCCGGAACGTGCTGCTGGCTTGGTACGCGACGCCGCAGGCTTGCTGAGCGTCAATGCGACCGATCTCGATCATGCGATTTGGAGATATGGGTCGGGTCGACCGGTTATGAGGCAGCCCGACGCCAAAGATGACATAGTGCTTGATGACGACGAGTGA